The Candidatus Omnitrophota bacterium genome contains a region encoding:
- the tgt gene encoding tRNA guanosine(34) transglycosylase Tgt encodes MSFEILNRDTGTLARCGRLNTRRGGIETPAFMPVATSAALKTFGSWEIEQLGASVILSNAYHLYLRPGLEILESAGGLHPFMGWDKPVLTDSGGYQVFSLASMVKVEEEGIHFNAHFDGSRHFLRPEDVIDIQECIGSDIWMPLDHLVGHPSDRNKVVDATDRTARWAQRSLEYYRRKANLLDPEQRPLHFGIVQGGEYPDLRITSARQIVSLGFDGYAIGGLSVGEDKPVLWEKLEASVVELPQNAVRYAMGMGTLSDLVEAVARGVDLFDCTLPTRCGRNGLAFTRQGKLVVRDSPYKLDNSPLDEGCECLVCRRYSRSYLRHLFNTKEVLGPRLVSWHNVYTYLRWMEEIRGAIRENRFGNFRNEEALCLNP; translated from the coding sequence ATGAGTTTTGAAATTTTGAATAGAGACACCGGCACCCTTGCGCGGTGCGGCCGGTTGAATACGCGCCGGGGTGGGATCGAGACGCCGGCTTTTATGCCCGTGGCCACCTCTGCTGCGCTCAAGACCTTTGGCAGCTGGGAAATCGAGCAACTGGGTGCGAGCGTGATCCTTTCCAATGCGTACCACCTCTACTTGAGGCCCGGTTTGGAGATCCTGGAAAGCGCGGGAGGCCTCCACCCCTTTATGGGTTGGGACAAGCCGGTTCTTACGGACAGCGGGGGCTACCAAGTTTTTAGCCTGGCCTCGATGGTCAAGGTGGAGGAAGAGGGAATCCACTTCAATGCCCACTTTGACGGCAGCCGCCATTTTTTGCGGCCTGAGGACGTGATCGATATTCAGGAATGTATCGGCAGCGATATCTGGATGCCCCTGGACCATCTGGTGGGGCACCCCAGCGATCGAAACAAGGTGGTTGACGCCACCGACCGGACGGCGCGCTGGGCCCAGCGTTCGCTGGAGTATTACCGCCGCAAAGCTAATCTTTTGGATCCGGAACAGCGGCCTCTGCATTTCGGCATCGTGCAGGGCGGCGAGTACCCGGACTTGCGGATCACGAGTGCGCGGCAGATTGTGTCGCTGGGTTTCGACGGCTATGCGATCGGAGGCCTGAGCGTGGGCGAGGACAAGCCTGTGCTGTGGGAAAAACTCGAGGCCTCGGTCGTGGAACTGCCGCAAAACGCGGTGCGCTACGCGATGGGCATGGGGACGCTCAGTGATTTGGTCGAGGCCGTGGCACGCGGCGTGGATCTTTTTGATTGCACCTTGCCTACGCGCTGTGGCCGCAACGGCCTGGCCTTCACGCGCCAGGGCAAGCTCGTGGTCCGGGATTCGCCCTACAAGCTTGACAACAGTCCTTTGGACGAGGGTTGTGAGTGTCTGGTTTGCCGGAGGTACAGCCGTTCTTACCTCAGGCATTTGTTCAATACCAAAGAGGTCTTAGGACCCCGGCTGGTTTCCTGGCACAATGTGTATACTTATTTGAGGTGGATGGAGGAGATCCGCGGCGCGATTCGCGAAAACCGGTTTGGCAATTTTCGAAACGAGGAGGCACTGTGTTTGAATCCATAG
- the yajC gene encoding preprotein translocase subunit YajC, whose product MFESIAYAQQAGGGASGAAPSPLISFLPLILIFLIFYVLLIRPQNKKEAERKKMIDGIQKNDEIVTIGGIHGTIVNLKDDVVTVRVDEKVRIDIDRSAVSRVEKNHNKDN is encoded by the coding sequence GTGTTTGAATCCATAGCTTATGCGCAGCAAGCAGGAGGCGGAGCGAGCGGCGCTGCGCCCAGTCCTTTGATCAGTTTTCTGCCCCTAATTTTGATTTTTCTGATCTTTTATGTGCTCTTGATCCGTCCGCAAAACAAAAAAGAGGCGGAACGCAAGAAAATGATCGACGGGATTCAGAAGAACGACGAGATTGTGACCATTGGAGGGATCCACGGCACAATCGTTAATCTGAAAGACGATGTGGTTACGGTTCGTGTCGACGAGAAAGTCCGGATCGACATAGACCGCAGTGCTGTTTCAAGGGTGGAGAAGAATCACAATAAGGACAACTAG